A part of Nocardioides sp. WS12 genomic DNA contains:
- a CDS encoding site-specific integrase: MGDRRIRGEGSIYQRESDGRWVGVVDMGWVAGKRVRRTVTAPTLRELRPKFKRLKQLVDSGVLPDDATVEQWMTHWLDHEVDGKLRPTTAAGYRRNVDKWIIPHLGKRRLDRLRPDHIKALYAAMKDAGKSDATRRQVHAILRRALVIAEREQRIPFNPAAKVDPPPVGKGSHGKFTLEQAKTILKALDRPDVSTSRWACALLAGLRQGEALGLRWEDVDFDRGVLVIRRSIQQVPHQGLQVLALKSESSYRAVPMVMPVREALWAERKDDGYVWGGERPTAPRGDWAEWKRLLRLADVPDRPLHAARATTASLLMEAGVSEKIIAEILGHSQVIITRKHYLHGDDRMRLDAMDRLNELLSGEVE; the protein is encoded by the coding sequence GTGGGCGACCGACGGATTCGTGGCGAGGGCAGCATCTACCAGCGCGAGTCCGACGGGCGCTGGGTCGGTGTCGTGGACATGGGATGGGTCGCGGGCAAGCGCGTTCGCCGCACCGTGACCGCTCCGACCCTCAGGGAGTTGCGGCCGAAGTTCAAGCGCCTGAAGCAGCTCGTCGACTCGGGTGTGCTTCCCGATGACGCGACGGTCGAGCAGTGGATGACGCACTGGCTGGACCATGAGGTCGATGGCAAGCTGAGGCCCACGACCGCCGCTGGCTACCGTCGGAACGTCGACAAGTGGATCATCCCTCACCTCGGGAAGCGGCGACTAGATCGACTCCGACCCGACCACATCAAGGCTCTCTACGCGGCGATGAAGGACGCGGGCAAGAGCGACGCCACGAGGCGCCAGGTCCACGCGATCCTGAGACGTGCCCTGGTGATCGCCGAGCGAGAGCAGCGGATCCCGTTCAACCCGGCGGCGAAGGTCGACCCGCCGCCGGTCGGCAAGGGGTCGCACGGCAAGTTCACCCTCGAGCAGGCCAAGACCATCCTGAAGGCGCTCGATCGGCCCGACGTCTCGACGTCACGCTGGGCGTGCGCACTGCTGGCCGGCCTCCGGCAAGGCGAGGCGCTCGGCCTGCGCTGGGAGGATGTGGACTTTGATCGCGGAGTGCTCGTCATCAGGCGATCCATCCAACAGGTTCCGCATCAGGGCCTGCAGGTCCTCGCGCTCAAGTCGGAGAGCTCGTATCGAGCAGTCCCGATGGTCATGCCGGTGCGCGAGGCGCTCTGGGCGGAGCGCAAGGACGACGGGTACGTCTGGGGCGGCGAGCGGCCGACGGCGCCTCGAGGCGATTGGGCGGAGTGGAAGAGACTGCTCCGCCTGGCCGACGTACCAGACCGTCCGCTTCACGCCGCTCGAGCGACGACCGCAAGTCTCCTGATGGAGGCTGGGGTCTCAGAGAAGATCATCGCCGAGATCCTCGGTCACTCGCAGGTCATCATCACCCGAAAGCACTACCTGCATGGCGACGACAGGATGCGGCTGGATGCGATGGATCGGCTCAACGAACTCCTCTCGGGCGAGGTCGAGTAG
- a CDS encoding Fur family transcriptional regulator, translating into MSEIDERPSTLRPTRQRLAITDALRAGVDFQSAQEIHDSLRHAGEKVGLATVYRTLQAMADAGDVDVRHNPAGETTYRRCSTSHHHHLVCRSCGRTVEITGSAVEKWAHSIGDEHGFIDVSHTVELVGLCAECAALPAN; encoded by the coding sequence ATGTCCGAGATCGACGAGCGACCGAGCACATTGCGCCCGACGCGACAGCGCCTGGCCATCACCGATGCCCTGCGGGCCGGGGTCGACTTCCAGAGCGCCCAGGAGATCCACGACAGCCTGCGGCACGCGGGGGAGAAGGTCGGCCTGGCGACGGTCTACCGGACCCTCCAGGCGATGGCCGACGCGGGCGACGTCGACGTACGCCACAACCCGGCGGGCGAGACGACGTACCGCCGGTGCAGCACCTCGCACCATCACCACCTGGTCTGCCGCTCTTGCGGTCGGACCGTGGAGATCACCGGATCGGCCGTGGAGAAGTGGGCACACTCCATCGGCGACGAGCACGGCTTCATCGACGTGAGTCACACCGTCGAACTGGTGGGTCTGTGCGCGGAGTGCGCCGCGCTGCCCGCCAACTGA
- a CDS encoding holin produces MKINDRTRDLIDRAAVTAAQGAILAIGGETVTANALTFDWSTIGGYALGGAVLSVLINVARGGLSGRINLEHLDGE; encoded by the coding sequence GTGAAGATCAACGACCGAACCCGCGACCTGATCGACCGGGCCGCAGTCACCGCCGCTCAGGGAGCCATCCTGGCGATCGGTGGCGAGACCGTCACCGCCAACGCGCTGACCTTCGACTGGTCCACCATCGGCGGCTATGCCCTCGGTGGCGCGGTCCTGTCGGTGCTCATCAACGTGGCACGCGGTGGGCTGAGTGGCCGCATCAACCTCGAGCACCTCGACGGCGAGTAG